In one Niallia taxi genomic region, the following are encoded:
- a CDS encoding cytidine deaminase yields MNNTPCLKGQHTRSVINRNGDEFMKTEALIQEAKAAREKAYVPYSKFQVGAALLSETGKVYHGCNIENAAYSVTNCAERTALFKAVSEGDTKFVGLAVVADTNGPVSPCGACRQVISELCPSDMEVILTNLNGDVQKTTVAELLPGAFSSEALNEHK; encoded by the coding sequence ATGAACAACACGCCTTGCCTAAAAGGACAGCATACACGAAGTGTAATAAATCGAAACGGAGACGAATTTATGAAAACAGAAGCGCTGATACAGGAAGCAAAAGCAGCAAGAGAAAAGGCTTATGTTCCGTATTCTAAATTTCAGGTAGGAGCAGCCTTGCTTTCTGAAACAGGAAAGGTTTATCATGGATGCAATATAGAAAATGCTGCGTACAGTGTGACAAATTGTGCAGAGAGAACAGCATTATTTAAAGCAGTTTCAGAGGGAGATACAAAATTTGTTGGTCTAGCAGTAGTTGCAGACACAAATGGACCTGTTTCACCATGTGGAGCATGCAGGCAAGTTATTTCCGAGCTATGTCCAAGTGACATGGAAGTTATATTAACAAACCTGAACGGTGACGTTCAAAAAACAACTGTGGCAGAATTACTGCCAGGAGCATTTTCATCGGAGGCATTAAATGAACATAAATAA
- a CDS encoding PhoH family protein, with protein MTEDLKTMNVKLNGPEEAVALLGNGDRNLEILEKELDCQIVTRGETLHVSSTNPDSIELVGEIVEKILQVIRKGISVSQRDVSYAIEMARKGTLEYFGALYDEEIAKTIKGKSIRVKTIGQSEYIRSIKKNDLIFGIGPAGTGKTYLAVVMAVSALKSGKVNRIILTRPAVEAGESLGFLPGDLKEKVDPYLRPLYDALHDVLGMEHTQRLIERNTIEIAPLAYMRGRTLDDAFVILDEAQNTTQAQMKMFLTRLGYGSKMVITGDRTQIDLPKGVKSGLVAAEHILKNVSGISFSYLSETDVVRHPLVGKIIKAYDVIES; from the coding sequence ATGACAGAAGATTTGAAGACAATGAATGTAAAATTAAATGGCCCAGAAGAGGCAGTAGCTTTGCTTGGAAACGGAGACCGCAATCTTGAAATTTTAGAAAAAGAGCTTGATTGCCAAATCGTAACAAGAGGCGAAACTTTGCATGTTTCCTCCACAAATCCAGACAGTATTGAACTGGTAGGGGAAATTGTTGAAAAAATTTTGCAGGTGATAAGGAAAGGGATTTCTGTAAGCCAGCGTGATGTCAGCTATGCGATTGAAATGGCCAGAAAAGGAACCTTAGAGTATTTTGGGGCACTTTATGATGAAGAGATTGCCAAGACAATCAAAGGAAAGTCCATTAGGGTCAAGACAATCGGCCAAAGCGAATATATCCGATCCATTAAAAAAAATGATTTGATTTTTGGAATTGGACCAGCAGGTACTGGTAAAACGTATTTAGCTGTTGTAATGGCAGTTAGTGCATTGAAAAGTGGAAAGGTAAACAGGATTATCTTGACAAGGCCGGCTGTTGAAGCTGGAGAAAGCCTCGGCTTTTTGCCTGGTGATCTAAAGGAAAAGGTAGACCCTTATCTGCGCCCGCTATATGATGCCCTTCACGATGTTCTTGGGATGGAGCATACGCAGCGTTTGATTGAAAGAAATACGATTGAAATCGCACCACTTGCTTATATGCGCGGACGTACCTTGGATGATGCTTTTGTTATCCTAGACGAAGCGCAAAACACAACACAAGCACAAATGAAAATGTTTTTAACAAGGCTTGGATACGGCTCTAAAATGGTGATTACAGGTGACAGAACACAAATAGACCTTCCAAAGGGTGTAAAGTCTGGGCTGGTTGCAGCAGAGCATATCCTTAAAAATGTTTCCGGTATTTCCTTCAGCTACTTATCGGAAACGGATGTTGTAAGGCACCCGCTAGTAGGAAAAATTATAAAAGCATATGACGTGATTGAAAGCTGA
- the ybeY gene encoding rRNA maturation RNase YbeY: MNLEIDFIDETEKVAEADQAKVEELLILAAQNQKLSGDIELSVTFVDNARIQEINKEYRNKDQATDVISFAMEELGEGETELIGADMPRVLGDIIISIDRAKEQAEEYGHSYMRELGFLAVHGFLHLLGYDHLTKEEEEVMFTLQKEILDEFGLQR, translated from the coding sequence ATGAATTTAGAAATAGATTTTATTGATGAAACAGAAAAAGTGGCGGAGGCTGATCAGGCTAAAGTAGAGGAATTACTAATATTAGCCGCCCAGAATCAAAAATTGTCTGGCGATATTGAGCTTTCGGTTACGTTTGTTGATAATGCCCGCATACAGGAAATCAATAAAGAGTACCGCAATAAAGATCAAGCAACAGATGTTATTTCCTTTGCAATGGAAGAGCTTGGAGAAGGAGAAACAGAGCTTATTGGGGCAGATATGCCTCGTGTGCTTGGAGATATCATTATTTCCATTGATAGAGCAAAAGAGCAGGCAGAGGAATATGGTCACAGTTATATGCGCGAGCTTGGCTTTTTAGCAGTCCATGGTTTTCTGCACTTGCTAGGTTACGACCATCTAACAAAAGAGGAAGAGGAAGTTATGTTTACTCTACAAAAGGAAATTCTTGATGAATTCGGATTACAAAGATAA
- a CDS encoding diacylglycerol kinase family protein has protein sequence MNSDYKDKRIQKNSQLSSFRLAFLGICSAVMKERNLRIHFCLMAIVVILGFVCHISLHEWMFIFIAIGLVISMELMNTALERVVDLVTEEYHPLAKQAKDIAAGAVLFAAIIALLIGIIIILPKFLDLYIY, from the coding sequence ATGAATTCGGATTACAAAGATAAGCGAATTCAAAAGAATAGTCAGCTGTCGTCCTTTCGCCTTGCCTTTTTAGGTATCTGTTCTGCTGTTATGAAAGAAAGGAACTTGCGAATCCATTTTTGTTTGATGGCCATTGTTGTAATATTAGGCTTTGTTTGCCACATTTCCTTACATGAATGGATGTTTATTTTTATCGCTATCGGCCTTGTTATCAGTATGGAATTAATGAATACGGCACTTGAGCGGGTTGTGGATCTCGTAACAGAGGAGTATCATCCATTGGCAAAACAAGCAAAGGACATCGCAGCAGGGGCTGTGTTGTTCGCTGCTATCATTGCCCTATTAATCGGTATTATTATTATTTTGCCAAAATTTTTGGATCTATATATTTATTAG
- a CDS encoding HD family phosphohydrolase, producing the protein MGFLQNIIQNKNRYLNKTAVRILLFLFIGAILFFSMYSNVKPEKLNVDVFTVANETIRSPLTVEDTESTEKKKEENKNQVQDVYVVNKEIAQNRVDLITSIFDSVTEVNNEAEKPADDGADSKPSAATEITPDKKLSLLKERLTANVTNEIMDSTLKELLASSEAELEIAEDITVTAINSVMSSKIPADEVENAKKRVEDELRNSSGINSDIKSSIIDLGRFAIIQNEFYDPTGTEELRQQAVDSVEPVKILQGQIIVEEGQLISREVYRQLGLVGLLDTDHTSKPFIGLGLIVLSIVCLFYFYITAFERGNKREKGTAMMFSIIFIISILIMKALSLFQQEDIIEVGYFFPAAMAAMLIKILIEEKLAIFVTIALSVSGMIMFNEGTAGAFHVGMGIYILAGGIAGVLFLKKHNQRSSILQAGLLVSLINIITILGMLYMQNGQLEATEYGFYLLSAILSGIVSAVLTIGILPFFETGFNILSTMKLIELSNPNHPLLRKILTEAPGTYHHSVMVANLAEAACEAIGANGLLARVGCYYHDIGKTKRPQFFIENQLNMGNPHDRLPPQASKNIIIAHATDGAQLLKSSKMPKELIDIAEQHHGTTLLKFFYYKAKEKNPDVAENDFRYPGPKAQSREAAIIGIADSVEAAVRSLSSPTPDQIEGLIKNIIADRLQDGQLDDCDLTLKELDQVRNTLCETLKGIFHSRIEYPDMKK; encoded by the coding sequence ATGGGATTTCTTCAAAATATCATCCAAAACAAGAACCGATATTTAAATAAAACAGCGGTTCGAATTTTGCTGTTTCTGTTTATTGGGGCGATATTGTTTTTCTCTATGTACAGCAATGTTAAACCAGAAAAGCTTAATGTCGATGTATTTACCGTTGCAAATGAAACAATCCGGTCACCTTTAACAGTTGAAGATACAGAAAGCACGGAAAAGAAAAAAGAAGAAAACAAAAATCAAGTGCAAGATGTGTACGTAGTTAATAAAGAAATAGCTCAAAATCGTGTTGATTTAATCACTTCTATTTTCGATTCTGTGACAGAGGTTAACAATGAAGCGGAGAAACCGGCAGATGATGGAGCAGACAGTAAACCATCTGCTGCAACTGAAATTACGCCTGATAAAAAGCTTTCTCTTCTTAAAGAAAGACTAACAGCCAATGTCACAAATGAAATTATGGATAGCACATTAAAGGAATTGCTTGCATCCTCAGAAGCGGAGCTTGAAATTGCTGAAGATATAACGGTAACCGCTATTAATTCTGTAATGAGCAGCAAAATCCCGGCAGATGAAGTAGAAAATGCGAAGAAACGGGTCGAGGATGAATTAAGAAACAGCAGTGGCATTAACAGTGATATTAAAAGCTCTATCATCGACTTAGGGCGATTTGCTATCATCCAAAATGAATTTTATGATCCGACCGGCACAGAGGAGCTCAGGCAGCAAGCTGTCGACAGTGTGGAGCCTGTAAAAATCCTTCAAGGTCAAATTATTGTGGAGGAAGGTCAGCTTATCAGCAGGGAAGTGTACCGCCAGCTTGGATTAGTTGGGCTGCTGGACACAGATCATACGAGTAAGCCGTTTATCGGTCTTGGGTTAATTGTCTTGTCTATTGTTTGCTTATTTTATTTTTATATTACAGCATTCGAACGTGGAAACAAGCGAGAAAAAGGCACTGCCATGATGTTTTCCATTATTTTTATTATTTCTATTCTAATTATGAAAGCCCTCAGCCTGTTTCAGCAGGAGGATATAATTGAAGTTGGATACTTTTTTCCTGCAGCAATGGCTGCGATGCTAATAAAAATTCTTATTGAAGAAAAGCTGGCGATTTTTGTCACTATCGCCCTTTCTGTTAGTGGAATGATTATGTTCAATGAAGGCACTGCAGGAGCATTTCATGTAGGGATGGGAATATATATATTAGCAGGGGGAATTGCTGGCGTTCTTTTCTTGAAAAAGCATAACCAGCGCTCAAGTATTTTGCAAGCCGGCCTGCTTGTTTCGTTAATAAATATAATTACTATTTTGGGTATGCTTTATATGCAAAATGGTCAATTGGAAGCAACGGAATATGGATTTTATCTTTTAAGTGCGATTCTGTCGGGAATTGTGTCAGCTGTTTTGACAATTGGAATATTGCCTTTCTTTGAAACCGGCTTTAATATATTGTCAACGATGAAGCTAATCGAGCTATCTAACCCAAATCATCCATTATTGCGAAAAATATTGACTGAAGCTCCGGGCACTTATCATCATAGTGTTATGGTTGCAAACCTTGCCGAAGCGGCATGTGAAGCTATTGGTGCAAATGGTTTACTTGCTAGGGTCGGATGTTATTATCATGATATTGGAAAAACGAAAAGGCCGCAGTTCTTTATTGAAAACCAGTTGAATATGGGCAATCCTCATGATCGTCTCCCCCCGCAGGCAAGTAAGAATATCATTATTGCACATGCAACAGATGGGGCACAGCTGCTAAAAAGCAGTAAAATGCCAAAAGAGCTTATTGACATTGCTGAGCAGCACCATGGCACAACCTTGCTGAAGTTTTTCTATTATAAGGCAAAGGAAAAAAATCCAGATGTAGCGGAAAATGATTTCCGGTACCCAGGTCCGAAAGCACAATCTCGTGAGGCTGCTATTATTGGAATCGCGGATAGTGTGGAAGCAGCAGTTAGGAGTCTTAGTTCTCCAACACCAGACCAGATTGAAGGACTTATAAAAAACATTATTGCCGATCGCCTTCAGGACGGACAGCTTGATGATTGCGACCTTACATTAAAGGAATTGGATCAAGTAAGAAATACACTTTGTGAAACACTAAAAGGGATATTTCATTCAAGAATTGAGTACCCTGATATGAAGAAGTAA